The Mangrovibacterium diazotrophicum DNA window CTTCCGTCGACAGTTCAATGTAGCCAATTTGCCCGGTACCAATAATCAGCTCCAGTGCACCTTCTTCGTAAATCTGCACAGCCTCTTCCAGCGAAATTTTGTGTGATGTGCCATACTTGGCTTTCGACAGACGCTTCTTGCGTTTTTCCACATGACCATCCAACCGAATGAGGATGTCGTATTCATAGCGTTTTCCGCCAACTT harbors:
- a CDS encoding Mth938-like domain-containing protein gives rise to the protein MLPQITKTGFGSIEVGGKRYEYDILIRLDGHVEKRKKRLSKAKYGTSHKISLEEAVQIYEEGALELIIGTGQIGYIELSTEADLFFREKECPVKLVTTPTAAKVWNVLEGKVIAMFHVTC